The proteins below are encoded in one region of Saccopteryx leptura isolate mSacLep1 chromosome 1, mSacLep1_pri_phased_curated, whole genome shotgun sequence:
- the SGTA gene encoding small glutamine-rich tetratricopeptide repeat-containing protein alpha isoform X1, with translation MDNKKRLAYAIIRFLHDQLRHGGLSSDAQESLEVAIQCLETAFGVTVEDNDLALPQTLPEIFEAAAGKEMPQNLRSPERTPPSEEDYAEAERLKTEGNEQMKVENFEAAVHFYGKAIELNPANAVYFCNRAAAYSKLGNYAGAVQDCERAICIDPSYSKAYGRMGFSPPSLALSSLNKHTEAVAYYKKALELDPDNETYKSNLKIAEQKLREAPSPTGGVGSFDIAGLLNNPGFMSMASNLMNNPQVQQLLSCSMSGMISGSHNPLGTPGTSPSQNDLASLIQAGQQFAQHMQQQNPELIEQLRSQIRSRTPSASNDDQQE, from the exons ATGGACAACAAGAAGCGCTTGGCTTACGCCATCATCCGCTTCCTGCATGACCAGCTGCGGCACGGTGGACTCTCATCTGATGCCCAGGAGAGCTTGGAAG TTGCAATCCAGTGCCTGGAGACTGCTTTTGGAGTGACAGTGGAAGACAATGACCTTGCACTTCCTCAAACTCTTCCAGAAATATTTGAAGCTGCTGCAGGCAAG GAGATGCCACAGAACCTGAGGAGCCCTGAGCGAACCCCGCCTTCAGAGGAGGACTATGCCGAGGCAGAGCGCCTCAAGACTGAAG gaaATGAGCAGATGAAAGTTGAGAACTTTGAGGCTGCCGTGCACTTCTATGGGAAAGCCATCGAGCTCAACCCTGCCAATGCTGTCTATTTCTGTAACAG AGCCGCAGCCTACAGCAAACTGGGGAATTACGCGGGGGCTGTGCAGGACTGTGAGCGGGCCATCTGCATAGACCCGTCCTACAGCAAAGCGTATGGGAGAATGGG CTTCTCTCCCCCAAGCCTGGCGCTTTCCAGTTTGAACAAGCACACAGAGGCCGTGGCCTACTACAAGAAGGCCCTGGAACTGGACCCTGACAACGAAACATACAAGTCCAACCTCAAGATAGCAGAACAGAAACTGAGAGAGGCGCCCAGTCCT ACAGGAGGGGTCGGCAGCTTTGACATCGCGGGCCTGTTGAACAACCCCGGCTTCATGAGCATG GCATCAAACCTGATGAACAACCCTCAGGTTCAGCAATT GCTCTCTTGCAGCATGTCTGGGATGATTTCTGGAAGCCACAACCCCTTGGGGACTCCCGGCACCAGCCCCTCACAGAATGACCTGGCCAGTCTCATCCAGGC GGGCCAGCAGTTTGCTCAGCATATGCAGCAGCAGAACCCAGAGTTGATCGAGCAGCTTCGAAGTCAGATCCGAAGTCGGACGCCCAGTGCCAGCAATGACGACCAGCAGGAATGA
- the SGTA gene encoding small glutamine-rich tetratricopeptide repeat-containing protein alpha isoform X4, with protein sequence MDNKKRLAYAIIRFLHDQLRHGGLSSDAQESLEVAIQCLETAFGVTVEDNDLALPQTLPEIFEAAAGKEMPQNLRSPERTPPSEEDYAEAERLKTEGNEQMKVENFEAAVHFYGKAIELNPANAVYFCNRAAAYSKLGNYAGAVQDCERAICIDPSYSKAYGRMGLALSSLNKHTEAVAYYKKALELDPDNETYKSNLKIAEQKLREAPSPTGGVGSFDIAGLLNNPGFMSMASNLMNNPQVQQFMSGMISGSHNPLGTPGTSPSQNDLASLIQAGQQFAQHMQQQNPELIEQLRSQIRSRTPSASNDDQQE encoded by the exons ATGGACAACAAGAAGCGCTTGGCTTACGCCATCATCCGCTTCCTGCATGACCAGCTGCGGCACGGTGGACTCTCATCTGATGCCCAGGAGAGCTTGGAAG TTGCAATCCAGTGCCTGGAGACTGCTTTTGGAGTGACAGTGGAAGACAATGACCTTGCACTTCCTCAAACTCTTCCAGAAATATTTGAAGCTGCTGCAGGCAAG GAGATGCCACAGAACCTGAGGAGCCCTGAGCGAACCCCGCCTTCAGAGGAGGACTATGCCGAGGCAGAGCGCCTCAAGACTGAAG gaaATGAGCAGATGAAAGTTGAGAACTTTGAGGCTGCCGTGCACTTCTATGGGAAAGCCATCGAGCTCAACCCTGCCAATGCTGTCTATTTCTGTAACAG AGCCGCAGCCTACAGCAAACTGGGGAATTACGCGGGGGCTGTGCAGGACTGTGAGCGGGCCATCTGCATAGACCCGTCCTACAGCAAAGCGTATGGGAGAATGGG CCTGGCGCTTTCCAGTTTGAACAAGCACACAGAGGCCGTGGCCTACTACAAGAAGGCCCTGGAACTGGACCCTGACAACGAAACATACAAGTCCAACCTCAAGATAGCAGAACAGAAACTGAGAGAGGCGCCCAGTCCT ACAGGAGGGGTCGGCAGCTTTGACATCGCGGGCCTGTTGAACAACCCCGGCTTCATGAGCATG GCATCAAACCTGATGAACAACCCTCAGGTTCAGCAATT CATGTCTGGGATGATTTCTGGAAGCCACAACCCCTTGGGGACTCCCGGCACCAGCCCCTCACAGAATGACCTGGCCAGTCTCATCCAGGC GGGCCAGCAGTTTGCTCAGCATATGCAGCAGCAGAACCCAGAGTTGATCGAGCAGCTTCGAAGTCAGATCCGAAGTCGGACGCCCAGTGCCAGCAATGACGACCAGCAGGAATGA
- the SGTA gene encoding small glutamine-rich tetratricopeptide repeat-containing protein alpha isoform X3: MDNKKRLAYAIIRFLHDQLRHGGLSSDAQESLEVAIQCLETAFGVTVEDNDLALPQTLPEIFEAAAGKEMPQNLRSPERTPPSEEDYAEAERLKTEGNEQMKVENFEAAVHFYGKAIELNPANAVYFCNRAAAYSKLGNYAGAVQDCERAICIDPSYSKAYGRMGLALSSLNKHTEAVAYYKKALELDPDNETYKSNLKIAEQKLREAPSPTGGVGSFDIAGLLNNPGFMSMASNLMNNPQVQQLLSCSMSGMISGSHNPLGTPGTSPSQNDLASLIQAGQQFAQHMQQQNPELIEQLRSQIRSRTPSASNDDQQE; encoded by the exons ATGGACAACAAGAAGCGCTTGGCTTACGCCATCATCCGCTTCCTGCATGACCAGCTGCGGCACGGTGGACTCTCATCTGATGCCCAGGAGAGCTTGGAAG TTGCAATCCAGTGCCTGGAGACTGCTTTTGGAGTGACAGTGGAAGACAATGACCTTGCACTTCCTCAAACTCTTCCAGAAATATTTGAAGCTGCTGCAGGCAAG GAGATGCCACAGAACCTGAGGAGCCCTGAGCGAACCCCGCCTTCAGAGGAGGACTATGCCGAGGCAGAGCGCCTCAAGACTGAAG gaaATGAGCAGATGAAAGTTGAGAACTTTGAGGCTGCCGTGCACTTCTATGGGAAAGCCATCGAGCTCAACCCTGCCAATGCTGTCTATTTCTGTAACAG AGCCGCAGCCTACAGCAAACTGGGGAATTACGCGGGGGCTGTGCAGGACTGTGAGCGGGCCATCTGCATAGACCCGTCCTACAGCAAAGCGTATGGGAGAATGGG CCTGGCGCTTTCCAGTTTGAACAAGCACACAGAGGCCGTGGCCTACTACAAGAAGGCCCTGGAACTGGACCCTGACAACGAAACATACAAGTCCAACCTCAAGATAGCAGAACAGAAACTGAGAGAGGCGCCCAGTCCT ACAGGAGGGGTCGGCAGCTTTGACATCGCGGGCCTGTTGAACAACCCCGGCTTCATGAGCATG GCATCAAACCTGATGAACAACCCTCAGGTTCAGCAATT GCTCTCTTGCAGCATGTCTGGGATGATTTCTGGAAGCCACAACCCCTTGGGGACTCCCGGCACCAGCCCCTCACAGAATGACCTGGCCAGTCTCATCCAGGC GGGCCAGCAGTTTGCTCAGCATATGCAGCAGCAGAACCCAGAGTTGATCGAGCAGCTTCGAAGTCAGATCCGAAGTCGGACGCCCAGTGCCAGCAATGACGACCAGCAGGAATGA
- the SGTA gene encoding small glutamine-rich tetratricopeptide repeat-containing protein alpha isoform X2, with amino-acid sequence MDNKKRLAYAIIRFLHDQLRHGGLSSDAQESLEVAIQCLETAFGVTVEDNDLALPQTLPEIFEAAAGKEMPQNLRSPERTPPSEEDYAEAERLKTEGNEQMKVENFEAAVHFYGKAIELNPANAVYFCNRAAAYSKLGNYAGAVQDCERAICIDPSYSKAYGRMGFSPPSLALSSLNKHTEAVAYYKKALELDPDNETYKSNLKIAEQKLREAPSPTGGVGSFDIAGLLNNPGFMSMASNLMNNPQVQQFMSGMISGSHNPLGTPGTSPSQNDLASLIQAGQQFAQHMQQQNPELIEQLRSQIRSRTPSASNDDQQE; translated from the exons ATGGACAACAAGAAGCGCTTGGCTTACGCCATCATCCGCTTCCTGCATGACCAGCTGCGGCACGGTGGACTCTCATCTGATGCCCAGGAGAGCTTGGAAG TTGCAATCCAGTGCCTGGAGACTGCTTTTGGAGTGACAGTGGAAGACAATGACCTTGCACTTCCTCAAACTCTTCCAGAAATATTTGAAGCTGCTGCAGGCAAG GAGATGCCACAGAACCTGAGGAGCCCTGAGCGAACCCCGCCTTCAGAGGAGGACTATGCCGAGGCAGAGCGCCTCAAGACTGAAG gaaATGAGCAGATGAAAGTTGAGAACTTTGAGGCTGCCGTGCACTTCTATGGGAAAGCCATCGAGCTCAACCCTGCCAATGCTGTCTATTTCTGTAACAG AGCCGCAGCCTACAGCAAACTGGGGAATTACGCGGGGGCTGTGCAGGACTGTGAGCGGGCCATCTGCATAGACCCGTCCTACAGCAAAGCGTATGGGAGAATGGG CTTCTCTCCCCCAAGCCTGGCGCTTTCCAGTTTGAACAAGCACACAGAGGCCGTGGCCTACTACAAGAAGGCCCTGGAACTGGACCCTGACAACGAAACATACAAGTCCAACCTCAAGATAGCAGAACAGAAACTGAGAGAGGCGCCCAGTCCT ACAGGAGGGGTCGGCAGCTTTGACATCGCGGGCCTGTTGAACAACCCCGGCTTCATGAGCATG GCATCAAACCTGATGAACAACCCTCAGGTTCAGCAATT CATGTCTGGGATGATTTCTGGAAGCCACAACCCCTTGGGGACTCCCGGCACCAGCCCCTCACAGAATGACCTGGCCAGTCTCATCCAGGC GGGCCAGCAGTTTGCTCAGCATATGCAGCAGCAGAACCCAGAGTTGATCGAGCAGCTTCGAAGTCAGATCCGAAGTCGGACGCCCAGTGCCAGCAATGACGACCAGCAGGAATGA